Genomic DNA from Candidatus Brocadia sp.:
TCTAAATATTCGCCTCTTGATTCAATTTCAGCCAATAAATCCGATGAGTCAGCAGTAAACTCCTTTTTATATTCCTGCATCTGCTTAATGATTTTGTCTCTTACATTGGCCTGCTTGCCTGAAATAGATTTTCGTTCCTCATTTTTTGATTTCAAAAAACTTTCCCTGGCTTTATCAATATTTTTTGCTGTTAACGAAACTTCTTTCAGTTCTTCATCAATAACTGGATAGAATCGTTGTCTTTCGTTCTCAAGAAGAATCGCAACTGTCAGTTTACAATCTTCAATTTCTTCGGTGTTCCCATTTATTTCATCATCAAGCTTTCCTTTTTCTTCATACAATTTTGATTTTTGTTTATCCAGTTCTGAAATCTCACCTTGATTAGTTTCTAATTGCCTCTGCAATGTTTTCAAAATATCATTACTGCTTTCTAAACTGTTTTTCTCCTGTTCAAGCGCTGCAATAGCTTTTACTTCATCTTGCCAGTTAATTTCATTCCAATTTTTAAAGGCAATTACTTGATTAAGTTTACTATCAAGTGTGTTATTGTTCCTGATTTCCGTTTTCAATAAGGAAAGTGATTTGTCAATTTCATTTTTCTCATTCCGCAATTCATTTAAGTGCTTCGCAACCGCAAGAATTTTTTCTTTGTTAGTCCAACCCAAAACAAAATTTCTTCTGTCCCATAAATCACTTCGGTCATCTTTTATGTGTCGCTGATTTCCTCTTTTGAATTGTCCCTCCATTGTTATTACATTTCCTTGTCGCTGAAATTCTTCAAGCGGAACACATCGTAAGTTAAAACGCTGTTGCAGTTCAAGCTGCAACCAGTTTTCAAAAGGTGAATCAGGTTTTATATCAATCTTATTTACTACCGAATCAGGGTCAATAACATTTTGAAAATTGTTTTGCCTCACGTTGTGGGGCACTTTAAAATATTCAAACCTCATGCCTCTGTTTTTATTATCTTTGAGTTTCCTTGCATTCACATACTCGCTGACTTGCTTGTAATGCCTTTCAGGAACTAACAAACTGATTCCAAAACCTCTCAAAAGTCTTTCTAGTGAACCTTCCCAATCTTTTTCATTTTCGTTCACTTTCATCAATTCGCCTGCAAATGGTATTTCTTCTTCATCAATTTCTAAATCATCCGCTAACTCTTTTCTGATATTTAAAATCTCCAATGGAATTTGATTCACTCTGCTTTGCAATGATTCCAGTTCTTTGCTCTCAGCCTCAATGTTTTCTTCAACAAGAGTTTTCTTACCTGAAAGAGTTCCATGCTTGCCTAAAATTTCTTGGTGCTTTGTTTCAAGCCCTCTCTGTTTTTGTTCCGCCGCTTTTAGATTTCTGTAAAACGTTTGGTCGGTGTTTGCAGTTTGTAAATCACAAACCAACGTGAGTTCGGTATACTGTTTGTGTTTTTCTTTTTTATTGTCTCGTAGTTTTCCTTTTTGTTCGACTTCAACTGCAATTTGCTCTAACCTTGCACCTCCATTGTTGCGTATATCCTGCTTTATCTGGTTTACAGCCTCTCTTTTTTCTAACAAATCAAGTTCAAGTTTTTCAAGTTGGTTAGCAAGTTGATTCAATTTTCTTTTGCACGATACTACTTCTTCTTCAAGTAAAGTAATTTTCTTTGAGGCAAAGTAGCTTGGTGCTGACTGAACGATATTGTCAATCTCCTGAATCCGTTTTTCAAATTCTGTATAACTCTTGCATAAATCAACCAATGGTCTGAGAACGTCCCTTTGTTTTCTTGCATCAATTACTGCTGCATAAGCTTTGTTCAAATCAGCAAAGCGTTTTTTGAGTTCTTCAATTTGTGTCTTGATGTCGGTTCGTTCTAACATTTGTTCTCTCACAAACGAAGTCAAGCTGCTAACTGATTTCATTGAAACAGTTTGATAAAACAAATCAATTGCTTTATCGGAATTCATCCCAAATAAATGTCGGAATCTTTGGCTGTATGATGAAAAGTTATCGTCAAATAAATCAATGTAGTTGTGCTGCTTCAATCTCTTTCTAAGTTCTCTTGCATCTTCAATGTTCGTGAAATATTCCTTAATGGTTAATGGGTGAATGCTAATAAGCAGAAGTTTTTGGTGTTTATCATTCTCAATCCAAAACACTTGTGCTAAAGTAATATTGGAACTGTAACCCGTGTTAGTAAAGTTCGCCAAAACAACTGAAAAGGTTGAATCGCTTGCATCTCTATATCTGAGTGTTAAAGCTTTTATCTTCGATTCCTCTGAACAATCGTTTTTTGAACCGTAATTTCCTTTGATGTAAGAAACTAAATTCCGTTCTCTGCGTTCAGCACCGGCTGCTTTATTAAAAGTAATCTTGTCATGTGGAACGATTAAACAAGTGAGTGCATCTACCAGTGTTGATTTTCCTGAACCAATTGAACCAGTCAACAAAGAATTATTTCCGCTTGGCTCTATTCGCCAAATCTTGCCATGAAAAGTTCCCCAGTTCAGCAATTCCATGTATTGCAAACGGAAACCTATCTGTGAATTGTCCTTACTGAATTCAAGTTCGTTCATTCGGCTTTTTGCATAGCATAAGTTTTTAGTTTTTCCAAAGAATCTTTTACTACATCAGCATTTACAAAGGCTTTTATGATTCGGCTAACTTCATATTGGTCGTCTTCGGTTTTCATTTTTCGCAAAAATCCTTCTTCAATTACTTTTTCAATCGCTGCTTTAATTTGTTTTTCCAGATTGGCTTCGTTAGTTGATTCCTTGCAAAAGGGTTTAACCAAATTCAGGATTTCGTTTTTGGTCAATACAACTTTTGTTGATTCGCCTTCACTGTCGTTTTCTATCAAATGCTTTCTGAGAAGCAAACACAAAAGTGAAACATGAAAATTCAGTTGTCGTTTCTCAATTAATTTCGGATATGGATCTTCCTCATCCTCACTTACCCTTTGTTTCAGAAAAGCAAATCCTTCGGATTTGTCAATTACAACATCAAGGTAAATGTCAGCAAAATATTTCTTGATGTCAGATTCATTAGATAAGAGTTCATCCCAAAGTTTTTCGTTGTGATTGTAAATAATCCCTTTCAGCAAAGCCACTAATATGTTTGAATATGGTTTATTCATCTGCTAAAGATAATTTGAGGAACTCTCACTTTGAAATTTTTATTCGTTTTTGAGTTTCTAATCTCAATCACTTCTTGTAATGCCTCATTGACTGTATGCTTGTTCTTTTCTTTTGATGCTATCTCAACATAAGCTACTACTTCCGCAACTCCTTTTCTAATCTTAAACTCTTTTACAAAATCGGTAAAAGAAATTTGCGATTTGTGTTTCAAGGCAGTTTTAATATTGTTTTTCAACTCGGCAATGTCAATTTCAAATTGTTCAAATAGCAAATCGTTATTGCCTGTTGATTTTCCTTCTTCGGGATTGTTGTTTGAGAATTTTATTTTTTGCGGTGGTTTAAATCCTCTCACATCCCAATCGTGAGCTAGCATCAAATCAACTCTTATCGTTTTGTCTAACTCCAATAAGGAAAGTTTACTGTAATCTATTTCCGTATTTTCGCTGATAATTTTTAAAACTTCGATGATGTTGTCGTGAATGCGTTTGTTCTCAAAAAAAGATTTATGTTCTAAATATTTTCTGAGTTGTTCCAATAAAGAGTTTGTTGTTTTATTGGTTTTGTCTCCTGCATCAACCAGATTGTTTCTGATATTGTCTATGCTAAAATTCTCTTTTCGCATTTGCTGAATAACTGGAATGCTCAACACATCTTCAATCATTTTTTCAAATTCGTCTTGCTTGGACTGCGATAAAAGAAATTCCCAAAAAGCGAGAAAACTTCTTCCCTGGTCTGTTTCCAACAGGAAATCTTGTTGTTGAAAAAACTCTTCTAACACTTTACCTTTTGTCTGGCTTGTAGTGATTATCTTCTTTCTGAAATTTCTATCTAAGATTCTAAAGTTTTCCTCTACTTGTCTGAAATCAGCCAGCAAATGTTTTGCAGTTTCTTCTATCAGAAAATAATGCTCTTTAATCTGCCTGTCGTCAAGTATATCCATTTTACCATGCTTCACATTTTCAATTTCCTGTTCAATGCTTTTTTTCTTTGCTTCTAATTCCTTGATTCTTGCAGCGAAATCCCTTTTTGTTTTGGATGAGAGTTCTTTGAGCTTTTCGAAGAGATTTTTTAATCGAGATTCTGTCCCTACAAATTCGGGTTTGTCCAAATCATCAATCCACTTCAAAGCATTTTCTGTTGCCGGTGTTAACTCGTAAATAGGTTCATCAGAATTTTGAAAATACTTTCTTAGAAATCCTGAGTTAGTCCAGTCGGTTAAATATTCTTTAGCTTGTTTTGGATAAATCGTTTCATCTCTATTGATGAAAAATAGATAATCTGTTAGCAGAGGAATCAGATCTTTTTCTGTGATCGTAGCGGCAGAATTGTTGTGTTTGAATGACTTAAAAAGAAAACTGAGAATCAAAGGAGCACTCGTAGCATTTATAAGTTTAACTGTCGTGTTTGCTTTGAATAGTTGATTTGTTTTTTCAAAAGTCATTTTATTTTATCGATGAGTAACAATTGTAGGAATAATTATCTTTGCGCATTGGGGCAAAAGCAAATGTGAAGCAAAATTGCATTGGCTTATACGGTTGATTTGCATTTCTTTTTCTCTATTACCACGTAGACGATTCTGCATTCAATATCTTTGTTAAGCCCTATGTCGTCGTATTTAGGGTTCAGGCTAGGGGAAAACAGGGCATTCATATTGAGGCTGTTGCAAAAACCTGCTAGACAGCAAAAGCTATACAAGATATAGTATTGTGTTTCTTGATAAATAGAATATGTTCTATCAAATAATTTATTGCCTTAGTTATTGCGACAAGCTCTATTCCAATTACAAAAATGAGAGACAAATATTATATTGGATTATGAAGTCTGACCCTTCTGGGCTGCGCATTATTTGCGCGCAAACCGCACTCTTGTTTCAGTTACTACTACGAACTGACCCGGCAATTGATCCGCATAACTCTGGAGCAATTGCAGGAGCGTCTCAATCTTTACAACGGCCCGCACATCATCAAGCCGCAGAAGAACTACGCAACCATTCAGTAACGACAGGTCCTGTACACTCATCTACGAGAAAGCGCATTTACGCCGACTCCATGATTAACGGCATAAACGTAGTATTTTCCAGCGCCCTGGTGGCAAACAAAATACAGGCTTGAATGTCTTCTCGCATAAGACCTTTATACTCCTGGAGGATTTCCTCCACCGTTGCCCCGTGCGCCAGCAGATTCAGAATGTATTCGACCGTCAGGCGTGTTCCCCGTATAACAGGCTTTCCAACCATAACTTTGGGATTAGTCGTAATCCGCTCCAGCAATTGTTCGTCTCCTGTGTTTCATTGTAACACCACTTGCGCGGGTTCATGCTGCACAACATTTTTTATCTTTCTAATCTGTTTTTTGGCAATAGTACAGTTTAAATCAGACAGCGTCAAGGCCATTTGCGCAAAAACGATGTTTTGGCAGTGGCAATTTCCATACTCGCGCCGCATGTACGAACTCCTAAGAATACTATCGGTAACCTGCTAAATAAATTTGGCTTTGTCCAGGAAATTTTTCTGATACTGGAGCGGCTTCAAATTGCACACCTGCAAGGATTCTTACTTATGCCTTTTCCACCCCCTCACCCCCGCCAGCGGGGGACAGTGGTTAACCTAACTTTCGCAGAAGTTGGGATAAAGTATGTCCCGATTCAGCACGCTATGGGGATTTGGTATAGACATCTATGAATTTGTTCCGGATGGAAAATCATATGTGAAGGACGGTCATGATGCCACTCTCTCCCGTCGGGGACGTGGTGTTCCAGATAAGGCCACTTGCGGAATGGGTCTACCCCTAAAGCCTGGATGAGTTTCCGGTTGCTCATCGTGACATTTCCTGCCCTCGGGGGCATTGGTCCTGCTTCTCTACGCATGCATCCTTTCAGAAGGTGTGGGACATAACCACCGACCTTATTTACAATTTGTCCGATCTGATAGAGGCTGAGATGCCGGTGCGAACCGAGATGATAAATACCCTTCATTTTATTTCCAAGGGTCAGCTCCACGACCTTATTGAAATCTTCACAATAGAAAGGCGATCGTACTTCATCAAAATATAACGTGGCTGGATTATTTTTTTTAAACCGTGACAGTATCCAATCAATGGCCCCGGCATGTCCGTTTACGCTGACCCCCATGGGCAGCGATATCCGGAAAATTGCCGCAGACGGATACCTGAGCAGAACAACTTCCTCGGCGATGGCCATAGTCTTGCCATACATCGTGACGGGGGATACGGGATCCTCTTCCGTGTATAATCCTTCCGGTTTTCCCGGGAATACTAAATCTGTAGAGAGATGAACCAGCCGAACTTCATGCCCCCCGATCATTTCCAGCACATTTAAGACCGACTGCACATTCACACGATAGGCCAGCACGGCATTCATCTCACAGGATTTTAAGGCGCAGGAACCTGCTCCATGCAAAACAGACCTGAACCGCTTCTTTTTCATCAATTCCGCAAGTCCTTTACGGTCTTCTATATCCAGAGGTATAATACCTTCTCCTCTCAGCGGCCAGTATCGGACGGGACGTATTGCAGTAACGTGGTTTGGGTATTTTGAGTGAAAATACTGAAAGGCACTATAACCGGGCACCCCGGTCACACCGGTAATTAAAAGCGGTAAAAAAGAAGGTAATGACATCGTATCACTCACCAATGTAAGCAATGAGAACGGGCAACACAAATGAATTTATATTTTGAAACGGAAATTATTATCCGTCTCCTTCAGCAAAGGGAACCGGGCGTCTTTTTCAGACAAAAACGGATTTTTTACGGGCCATGGTATATTTATATCAGGGTCATTCCAGATAATTCCCCTTTCATTTTCCGGAGAATAGATATTTGTGCATTGATAGGTAATTTCTGCTGTATCAGAGAGCACGCAAAATCCGTGGGCAAACCCTTCGGGTATATACAGCATTTTCATATTTTCCGATGACAATGTCTCACCCACCCATTTCCCGTAAGAGGGAGACCCTTCCCGTATATCTACAGCAACATCAAAAATCTCACCCGATATTACCCGCATGACCTTCCCTTGTGCCATGGGGTTTTTCTGATAGTGGAGCCCTCTCAGCACATTCTTTTCAGATTTCGAGTAGTTGATCTGGACGATGTGTTTTGTTATACCACAGTCTGAAAAATCGGGATATTTATAAAGTTCTGCGAAAACGCCCCGGGAGTCGGGAAATACCTTTGGTTCGATTACGAGTACGTCTGGTATCTCTAGTTTTTTAAAAGAGAAAGGCATGCCGCTATCCTTCCTGTAATATTTTTCTTAAATATTCTCCGTAACTGGTATTGATCTGGTTTGCAAACTTCAGTACCTGCTCAGCATCGATAAACCCCATCCGGTAGGCAATCTCTTCGATACAGCCAATTTTTAATCCCTGCCTGTCCTCAATGGTTTTTATAAAGAGGGAGGCATCAATTAACGAATCGTACGTCCCCGTGTCAAGCCAGGCATAGCCACGTCCCATTAACTGGACCTTTAATTGATTTTTCTGTAAATACGCATTGTTGATGTCAGTAATCTCCAGTTCTCCCCGTTTCGACGGTTTCACTTTTTTTGCTATTTCGACCACGCTGTTATCATAAAAATAGAGCCCTGTAACTGCCCAATTAGATTTTGGATGTGCTGGTTTTTCTTCGATGGAGATGACATGGTTATTCTTGTCGAATTCAACGACACCATATCGCTGCGGGTCTTTTACATAATAACCAAACACCGTTGCTCCTTCATTTTGAGCAGCGGCTTCTTTGAGGATGTCTGAAAGGCCATGGCCAAAGAAGATATTGTCACCCAAAACGAGGCAGACCCTGTCACCGCCGATAAATTTTTCCCCGATAATAAAGGCTTCGGCCAATCCTTTGGGTTCTGGCTGTTGAGCATAGCCGATTTCTATTCCGTACTCTTTCCCGTTGCCTAACAGGTCGTTAAATCTGGGAAGTGCCTCAGGAGTAGAAATGATAAGGACCTCCTTTATCCCTGTCAACAGTAAGACCGATAACGGATAATAAATCATCGGCTTGTCATACACAGGGAGCAATTGTTTGCAGATGCCTTTCGTTACCGGATACAACCGCGTGGCCTTGCCACCTGCCAGGATGATGCCTTTCATTCATTAACCCCTTTACAAAGATAAAAAATTAAAGATAAAAGATTTAAGATGAAAAATACAGATAAAAATGAAAAAATTATTTTTGGCCTTTTTGAATTTTTGGTTTGTCATTTTGCCTTTTGGTTTTTCATCTTTAAATTAGGCCTTCGGCGAATTCGCTGGTTCAATCTGCAAGATTGAACCAGCCTTGAGACGTCGGATTCCGTTGGCGACTAGTGCATGTACGCCGTTGTGTATTGCCAATCGCTGTCAGGAGACGGCTCCTACCTTAATGTTACAAAAAGTTGTCGAAGTCTTAATTTAATGTTCAGGAGTTTCAATCCTGTAGGGTGCGTCCTACGCACCATCCATACATTGGATTGTTTTGGTGCTACATGAGCTACGATGCTTCATTTACTTCGGGAAACAGATACGACATAAGTTCTCTGGCGATGGGGCCTGCAATATCTCCGCCATGTCCTGATGTATGTTCCACGAGAATGGCAAAACAGTATTGTGGGTTATCATAGGGTGCATAGCCGGCAAACCATGCATGATTGTCTTTGTGGCGTCCTGTTTCTGCGGTGCCGGTTTTTCCTGCGACCTTGTATACATCCAGCCCTTTATCTTTGGCAGTGCCGCGGGTAACTACATCCTGAAGAGCCGTGCGCAGGATGCTTATAATAGCAGGTGGCACATGAAGTTTCTGTTTATTCTCTGAATGAAATGACCGGACAGTTTCCCCCTGGCTATTGGTAATTTTTAATAATAGGTGGGGTTGTACCAGTGTGCCACCATTTGCCACAGCAGCGTATGCCCGGACCAGCTGAAGTGGCGTGGTGAGTAATGCCCCCTGTCCAATGGAAACGTTCATGAGAGATGCCGTAGTAACCGTTTTGGGCAAATTCCCGCTTTTTTCATGGGGAAGATCGATGCCCGTCTTCTCACCGATACCGAATTTTTTTGCCCAGGCATACAAGGTATCTCCGCCAAGCATCTTTGCAGACTCGAAGAAGAATACATTACATGAATAGGGGATAGCATCTTCCAGGGTAACTAATCCGTGACCATAGTCTGACCAGCATTTAAAAACGATATTTTTGTACTTCGTGTAACCGTGGCACTCAAAAGGGGTTTGCATGGTTATGGAATTTGAACCCAGGGCAGCTGCAGCTGTAATAATCTTAAAGATAGAACCTGGTGGCAATGCACCCTGTATAGCCCGGTTGAGAAAAGGTTTTGATGGGTGCCTGATAAGTTTGCTGAAATCTTTATCGATAGTATTGGGATTAAAGCGCGGATTGCTTGCCATGGCAAGTATTTCTCCTGTCCATGGGTTCATAACAATAATAGCGCCGAGATTTTTACCGAGTGATTTTTCTGCATGAGATTGTATTTGACAGTCGAGAGTTAGAAAAAGGTTATTTCCGGGAATGGACGGTCTTTCCAATACGGTTTTTTCAATTTGGGCATTTTTACAAATAATTTCCTCAAATCTTTTACCGCGCAGTCCGCGTAGTTCTTCTTCATATTGCGCCTCAACGCCTGCCCTTCCTATCGTATCGTTTTTCGCATAACCGTCATAGAGTAACGAAGAGGTATCGTCGCCGGCACTGCTGGAGGCCAGGATGAAATTATTCCAGTTGTTGCTATGTACCTTCCATTCGTCCTCGTTGAGTTTACTCATATAACCTAAAATGTGTGAGGCAAGTTCTTGTTCGGGATAGATTCTTTTTGGTTTGGGAGTAATACGTATACCCGGGAAATTGTCCTGGTTGATTTCTATTTGAATAACCTTTTCCCAGGCAACATTGGCAGCAAGGGGGTAAAAGTCTGTTTCCTCCTTGATGCGAATTGCCCTCCCATATTTTTGTTCCATATTTTGCTTCAGCTTCTCCACCCTTTCGATTACCTGGTTTGCATTTTCCAGCAATTTCATCGGCGGGATATTTAACAATTGAGATAGCTTTTTTAGCCAGACATCTTGATTTTCATGACATTCTTTGCAAGATTTATTTGCCTTTTTATGCACTTCCATCTCAGGAATTCGTGAGATGGCTTTGCTATTGTACGCGGCGGCGCAATAGAGCAAGTTCTTGTATTGGACGGTTATGTCAAAGGTATGCTGGTCTACCGCCAGGACCTTCCCCTGTCTGTCAACAATAGAACCCCGCACAGAATCTAATGGATAAGAGGTAATGCGGCGGGTTTTGGAGATGCCTTTGTATTTATCACTCTCAATAATCTGGAGTTGAAAGAGCCGGACAACGATGCCGATAAAAAGCAGGACGAAAATAATGAGTATAATCTTGAAACGAAAGGGATACATCGGTTATTTACCCTTGATTGAAAAAAAGCTTCCGGGTCGGCTGAAATTTATTAA
This window encodes:
- a CDS encoding DUF3375 domain-containing protein — translated: MTFEKTNQLFKANTTVKLINATSAPLILSFLFKSFKHNNSAATITEKDLIPLLTDYLFFINRDETIYPKQAKEYLTDWTNSGFLRKYFQNSDEPIYELTPATENALKWIDDLDKPEFVGTESRLKNLFEKLKELSSKTKRDFAARIKELEAKKKSIEQEIENVKHGKMDILDDRQIKEHYFLIEETAKHLLADFRQVEENFRILDRNFRKKIITTSQTKGKVLEEFFQQQDFLLETDQGRSFLAFWEFLLSQSKQDEFEKMIEDVLSIPVIQQMRKENFSIDNIRNNLVDAGDKTNKTTNSLLEQLRKYLEHKSFFENKRIHDNIIEVLKIISENTEIDYSKLSLLELDKTIRVDLMLAHDWDVRGFKPPQKIKFSNNNPEEGKSTGNNDLLFEQFEIDIAELKNNIKTALKHKSQISFTDFVKEFKIRKGVAEVVAYVEIASKEKNKHTVNEALQEVIEIRNSKTNKNFKVRVPQIIFSR
- the rfbC gene encoding dTDP-4-dehydrorhamnose 3,5-epimerase, whose amino-acid sequence is MPFSFKKLEIPDVLVIEPKVFPDSRGVFAELYKYPDFSDCGITKHIVQINYSKSEKNVLRGLHYQKNPMAQGKVMRVISGEIFDVAVDIREGSPSYGKWVGETLSSENMKMLYIPEGFAHGFCVLSDTAEITYQCTNIYSPENERGIIWNDPDINIPWPVKNPFLSEKDARFPLLKETDNNFRFKI
- a CDS encoding DUF433 domain-containing protein, with the translated sequence MVGKPVIRGTRLTVEYILNLLAHGATVEEILQEYKGLMREDIQACILFATRALENTTFMPLIMESA
- the mrdA gene encoding penicillin-binding protein 2; this translates as MYPFRFKIILIIFVLLFIGIVVRLFQLQIIESDKYKGISKTRRITSYPLDSVRGSIVDRQGKVLAVDQHTFDITVQYKNLLYCAAAYNSKAISRIPEMEVHKKANKSCKECHENQDVWLKKLSQLLNIPPMKLLENANQVIERVEKLKQNMEQKYGRAIRIKEETDFYPLAANVAWEKVIQIEINQDNFPGIRITPKPKRIYPEQELASHILGYMSKLNEDEWKVHSNNWNNFILASSSAGDDTSSLLYDGYAKNDTIGRAGVEAQYEEELRGLRGKRFEEIICKNAQIEKTVLERPSIPGNNLFLTLDCQIQSHAEKSLGKNLGAIIVMNPWTGEILAMASNPRFNPNTIDKDFSKLIRHPSKPFLNRAIQGALPPGSIFKIITAAAALGSNSITMQTPFECHGYTKYKNIVFKCWSDYGHGLVTLEDAIPYSCNVFFFESAKMLGGDTLYAWAKKFGIGEKTGIDLPHEKSGNLPKTVTTASLMNVSIGQGALLTTPLQLVRAYAAVANGGTLVQPHLLLKITNSQGETVRSFHSENKQKLHVPPAIISILRTALQDVVTRGTAKDKGLDVYKVAGKTGTAETGRHKDNHAWFAGYAPYDNPQYCFAILVEHTSGHGGDIAGPIARELMSYLFPEVNEAS
- the rfbA gene encoding glucose-1-phosphate thymidylyltransferase RfbA, which produces MKGIILAGGKATRLYPVTKGICKQLLPVYDKPMIYYPLSVLLLTGIKEVLIISTPEALPRFNDLLGNGKEYGIEIGYAQQPEPKGLAEAFIIGEKFIGGDRVCLVLGDNIFFGHGLSDILKEAAAQNEGATVFGYYVKDPQRYGVVEFDKNNHVISIEEKPAHPKSNWAVTGLYFYDNSVVEIAKKVKPSKRGELEITDINNAYLQKNQLKVQLMGRGYAWLDTGTYDSLIDASLFIKTIEDRQGLKIGCIEEIAYRMGFIDAEQVLKFANQINTSYGEYLRKILQEG
- a CDS encoding DUF4194 domain-containing protein, with protein sequence MNKPYSNILVALLKGIIYNHNEKLWDELLSNESDIKKYFADIYLDVVIDKSEGFAFLKQRVSEDEEDPYPKLIEKRQLNFHVSLLCLLLRKHLIENDSEGESTKVVLTKNEILNLVKPFCKESTNEANLEKQIKAAIEKVIEEGFLRKMKTEDDQYEVSRIIKAFVNADVVKDSLEKLKTYAMQKAE
- a CDS encoding NAD-dependent epimerase/dehydratase family protein — its product is MSLPSFLPLLITGVTGVPGYSAFQYFHSKYPNHVTAIRPVRYWPLRGEGIIPLDIEDRKGLAELMKKKRFRSVLHGAGSCALKSCEMNAVLAYRVNVQSVLNVLEMIGGHEVRLVHLSTDLVFPGKPEGLYTEEDPVSPVTMYGKTMAIAEEVVLLRYPSAAIFRISLPMGVSVNGHAGAIDWILSRFKKNNPATLYFDEVRSPFYCEDFNKVVELTLGNKMKGIYHLGSHRHLSLYQIGQIVNKVGGYVPHLLKGCMRREAGPMPPRAGNVTMSNRKLIQALGVDPFRKWPYLEHHVPDGREWHHDRPSHMIFHPEQIHRCLYQIPIAC